In one Mycobacterium heckeshornense genomic region, the following are encoded:
- the lysX gene encoding bifunctional lysylphosphatidylglycerol synthetase/lysine--tRNA ligase LysX → MTVTTSRPASRYHWVPAAAGWTVGVIATLSLVASVSPLIRWVIKVPREFINDYVFNFPDTSFAWSFVLALLAGALTARKRIAWWALLGNLLIAAGLNVADLAAGDNTRLETFGENLGLALHVAAIILLVLAYREFWAKVRRGALYKAAGVLLAGWAIAILLSWGLVELFPGSLARQDRLPYVVNRVIGFALADPDLFHGRPDVILNALFGLFGALALIAAAIVLFQSQRAENALTGEDESAIRGLLELYGHNDSLGYFATRRDKSVVFAPNGRAAITYRVEVGVCLASGDPIGDPNAWPQAIDAWLQLCQSYGWAPGVMGASSQGAQAFRRAGLNALELGDEAILHTADFKLSGPQMRSVRQAVTRARRAGLTVRIRRHLEISPDEMVHVIERADAWRDTETERGFSMALGRLGDPADSDCLLVEALRPDHDVVAMLSLVPWGHTGVSLDLMRRSPQSPNGTIELMVSELALHAERLGISRISLNFAMFRSAFAQGAQLGAGPIARLWRGLLVFLSRWWQLETLYRSNEKYQPEWVPRYACYEDARMIPRVGVASVIAEGFLVLPFTRRNRQHTGHHPSVPRALAASGLLHQDGSAPDLSALRRIQVSGAEEPRARLPEQMRVRLDKLKTLQGKGIDAYPVGCPPSHTVAQALAADDQAGVSVSGRVLRIRDFGGVLFAQLRDWSAEMQLLLDNSLLDTGRAADFTRVVDLGDLVEVAGHMGYSKTGTRSLLVRRWRLIGKCLRPLPNKWKGLTDAEARVRTRYLDLAVNVESRELITVRSRVLRSLRETLFAKGFVEVETPVLQQIHGGASARPFITHINSYDMDLYLRIAPELYLKRLCVGGVERVFELGRAFRNEGVDFSHNPEFTLLEAYQAHADYRTWVDGTRELIQNAAEAAHGEPIVLRPAGDGNSHKPVDISGTWPVKTVHEAVSETLGEYIDADTDLATLRKLADAANIPYLRRWDAGALVLELYEHLVEARTEEPTFYIDFPISVSPLTRPHRSKRGVAERWDLVAWGVELGTAYTELTDPVEQRRRLQEQSLRAAGGDPEAMELDEDFLQAMEYAMPPTGGLGMGVDRLVMLITGRSIRETLPFPLAKPR, encoded by the coding sequence GTGACCGTAACCACGAGCCGGCCGGCCTCCCGGTACCACTGGGTTCCGGCGGCAGCCGGCTGGACCGTCGGTGTCATCGCCACCCTGTCGCTGGTGGCAAGCGTGTCACCGCTGATCCGGTGGGTCATCAAGGTCCCGCGAGAGTTCATCAACGACTACGTTTTCAACTTTCCCGACACCAGCTTCGCGTGGTCGTTTGTGCTGGCATTGCTGGCCGGCGCGTTAACGGCGCGCAAGCGCATCGCCTGGTGGGCGCTGCTGGGCAACCTGCTCATTGCCGCCGGACTGAACGTCGCGGACCTGGCGGCGGGCGACAACACCCGGCTGGAAACCTTCGGCGAGAATCTCGGGCTTGCCCTGCACGTGGCCGCGATCATCCTGCTGGTCTTGGCCTACCGGGAGTTCTGGGCCAAGGTGCGCCGCGGCGCGCTGTACAAGGCGGCCGGGGTTCTGCTCGCCGGGTGGGCGATCGCGATCCTGCTGTCCTGGGGGCTGGTCGAGTTGTTTCCCGGCTCGCTGGCTCGCCAGGACCGGTTGCCATACGTCGTCAACCGGGTCATCGGGTTCGCCCTGGCCGACCCGGACCTGTTTCACGGCAGGCCGGACGTCATCCTCAACGCGCTGTTCGGGTTGTTCGGCGCGCTGGCGCTGATCGCCGCGGCGATCGTGCTGTTTCAATCCCAGCGCGCCGAAAACGCACTCACCGGCGAAGACGAATCCGCGATCCGCGGGCTGCTCGAGTTGTACGGACACAACGACTCCCTGGGCTACTTTGCGACCCGCCGCGACAAGTCTGTGGTGTTCGCCCCCAACGGGCGCGCCGCCATCACCTACCGGGTGGAGGTCGGCGTCTGCCTCGCCAGCGGCGATCCCATCGGCGATCCCAACGCGTGGCCGCAGGCCATTGACGCATGGTTGCAGTTGTGCCAGTCCTACGGCTGGGCGCCGGGTGTCATGGGCGCGAGTTCACAAGGTGCCCAAGCCTTTCGGCGCGCCGGCTTGAACGCCTTGGAACTCGGCGATGAAGCCATTCTGCACACCGCGGACTTCAAACTGTCCGGCCCGCAGATGCGCAGCGTGCGCCAGGCCGTCACGCGGGCCCGACGCGCCGGGCTGACCGTGCGCATCCGTCGGCACCTGGAGATCTCCCCTGACGAGATGGTGCACGTCATCGAACGCGCGGACGCGTGGCGGGACACCGAAACCGAGCGTGGCTTCTCGATGGCCTTGGGCCGGCTCGGCGACCCCGCCGACTCCGATTGCTTGCTGGTCGAGGCGTTGCGGCCCGACCACGACGTGGTGGCGATGCTGTCGCTGGTGCCCTGGGGGCACACCGGGGTGTCCCTCGATCTCATGCGCCGATCACCGCAATCCCCTAACGGCACCATCGAACTCATGGTCAGCGAACTGGCCCTACACGCTGAACGTCTTGGCATTAGCCGTATTTCACTGAACTTCGCGATGTTCCGCTCCGCATTCGCGCAGGGTGCCCAGTTGGGTGCCGGACCCATCGCACGGTTGTGGCGCGGACTGCTGGTGTTCCTGTCGCGCTGGTGGCAGTTGGAGACGCTGTACCGCTCGAACGAGAAATACCAACCGGAATGGGTGCCTCGGTACGCCTGCTACGAGGACGCACGGATGATCCCGCGTGTCGGCGTGGCATCGGTCATCGCCGAGGGGTTTCTCGTGTTGCCTTTCACCCGGCGGAACAGGCAGCACACCGGCCACCATCCTTCGGTGCCCCGGGCATTAGCGGCGAGTGGACTGTTGCACCAGGACGGCAGCGCCCCGGATCTGTCCGCCCTGCGGCGGATTCAGGTCTCCGGGGCCGAAGAGCCGCGGGCCCGGCTGCCCGAGCAGATGCGGGTGCGGCTGGATAAGCTGAAGACGTTGCAGGGCAAGGGCATTGACGCCTATCCGGTGGGCTGCCCGCCCAGTCATACCGTCGCCCAGGCGTTGGCAGCCGATGACCAGGCCGGGGTTTCGGTGTCGGGCCGCGTGCTGCGTATCCGCGACTTCGGTGGCGTGCTGTTTGCGCAACTGCGCGACTGGTCAGCTGAAATGCAGCTGCTGCTTGATAATTCGCTGCTGGATACGGGCCGTGCCGCGGACTTCACCAGAGTGGTTGATCTCGGCGATTTGGTCGAAGTCGCCGGCCACATGGGGTACAGCAAGACCGGCACGCGCTCGCTGCTGGTCCGCCGATGGCGGCTGATCGGCAAGTGCCTGCGTCCGCTGCCCAACAAGTGGAAGGGACTCACCGACGCCGAGGCCCGGGTGCGTACCCGCTACCTGGACCTGGCAGTCAACGTCGAATCGCGTGAGTTGATCACCGTGCGCAGCAGGGTGCTGCGTTCGCTGCGGGAGACGTTGTTCGCCAAGGGGTTTGTCGAAGTCGAGACGCCGGTGCTGCAGCAGATCCACGGCGGCGCCAGCGCGCGTCCGTTCATCACCCACATCAACAGCTACGACATGGACCTGTACCTGCGGATCGCACCCGAGCTCTACTTGAAGCGGCTGTGTGTCGGCGGTGTTGAGCGCGTGTTTGAGCTGGGCCGGGCGTTTCGCAACGAAGGCGTCGACTTCAGCCACAACCCTGAATTCACGCTGCTGGAGGCATACCAGGCGCACGCGGACTATCGGACCTGGGTTGACGGCACCCGGGAGCTGATCCAAAACGCCGCCGAGGCGGCGCACGGTGAACCGATTGTGCTGCGTCCGGCGGGCGACGGCAACAGCCATAAGCCGGTCGATATCTCCGGCACGTGGCCGGTGAAGACCGTGCATGAAGCGGTGTCCGAGACGCTCGGTGAATACATCGACGCCGACACCGACTTGGCGACACTGCGCAAGCTGGCCGACGCCGCCAACATCCCGTATCTGCGGCGCTGGGACGCTGGGGCGCTGGTGCTGGAGCTCTACGAGCATCTGGTCGAGGCCCGAACCGAGGAGCCCACCTTCTACATCGACTTCCCGATCTCGGTTTCGCCGCTGACCCGGCCGCACCGCAGCAAGCGCGGTGTGGCCGAACGCTGGGATCTGGTGGCCTGGGGCGTCGAGCTCGGCACCGCCTACACCGAGCTCACCGACCCGGTCGAGCAGCGCCGCCGCCTGCAGGAGCAATCGTTGCGAGCCGCGGGCGGCGATCCCGAGGCCATGGAGCTTGACGAGGATTTCCTGCAGGCGATGGAATACGCGATGCCGCCCACCGGCGGTCTGGGCATGGGGGTCGACCGCCTCGTCATGCTCATCACCGGGCGCAGCATCCGCGAGACCCTCCCGTTCCCCTTGGCCAAGCCGCGATGA
- a CDS encoding alpha/beta hydrolase has protein sequence MNDVPVSSTTIAAPLLVGQHTSLMHGWLPVTIQALTAVVLVLAVGRRSRRWWMLRLPVAVVVGLAVAVGVRWFIDTDGLADDPAPLTLWLWVALTGAAAAALLLGWRSAHWWRRAASIGAVPLCLLSAALALNEWVGYFPTVQAAWNQVTAGPLPDQTDKTTIAAMAGKPALPPRGSVVPVIIPADASHFKHRGELVYLPPAWFASTPPPRLPTVMMIGGEFNTPADWLRAGNAVTTIDEFAAAHGGNAPVFVFVDSGGAFNNDTECVNGSRGNAADHLTKDVPPFMVSTFGVSPDRSNWGVVGWSMGGTCAVDLTVMHPELFSTFVDIAGDLGPSSGTRAQTIARLFGGNADAWAAFDPTTVIKRHGSYTGVSGWFAVNSDGAVRSHRSLTAVGTADGVGHATAAHPNEQAVAAESLCTLGRAHGIDCAVIAQPGKHDWPFAGRAFTTALPWLAGQVGTPSVARIPLPSLSSPAVPPPAAPARGALGHGAQK, from the coding sequence ATGAACGATGTGCCAGTTTCGTCGACGACGATTGCCGCGCCGCTGCTGGTCGGTCAGCACACCTCGCTGATGCACGGGTGGCTGCCGGTCACGATCCAGGCGCTGACCGCGGTCGTGCTGGTGTTGGCGGTCGGGCGGCGGTCGCGCCGCTGGTGGATGCTGAGGCTTCCGGTCGCGGTGGTTGTGGGACTCGCGGTCGCGGTGGGGGTGCGATGGTTTATCGACACCGACGGTCTTGCTGACGATCCGGCGCCGCTCACCCTGTGGCTGTGGGTTGCGCTGACCGGTGCCGCCGCAGCGGCGTTGCTGCTGGGCTGGCGCAGCGCACACTGGTGGCGACGCGCGGCGTCGATCGGGGCAGTGCCGCTGTGCTTGCTGAGCGCCGCGCTGGCGCTCAACGAGTGGGTGGGATATTTCCCGACGGTGCAGGCGGCGTGGAACCAGGTCACCGCCGGTCCGCTGCCGGACCAGACCGACAAGACGACCATCGCGGCGATGGCCGGCAAGCCGGCGCTTCCGCCCCGCGGCAGCGTGGTCCCGGTGATCATCCCCGCCGATGCGTCTCATTTCAAGCATCGCGGCGAGCTGGTGTACCTGCCGCCGGCATGGTTTGCCAGCACGCCGCCGCCGCGGCTACCCACCGTGATGATGATCGGCGGTGAGTTCAACACACCGGCCGATTGGCTGCGCGCCGGAAATGCGGTGACGACCATCGACGAGTTCGCTGCGGCTCATGGCGGCAACGCGCCGGTGTTCGTGTTCGTGGACTCCGGGGGCGCGTTCAACAACGACACCGAATGCGTAAACGGCAGCCGCGGCAACGCCGCCGACCATCTCACCAAAGACGTGCCACCCTTCATGGTGTCGACCTTCGGCGTTAGCCCGGATCGGTCCAACTGGGGAGTCGTCGGCTGGTCGATGGGCGGAACGTGTGCGGTGGATCTGACCGTGATGCATCCGGAGCTGTTCAGCACGTTTGTCGACATCGCCGGTGACCTCGGCCCCAGTTCGGGAACCAGGGCACAGACCATCGCCCGGTTGTTCGGCGGAAATGCCGACGCGTGGGCCGCCTTCGACCCGACCACCGTGATCAAACGGCACGGTTCCTACACCGGAGTTTCCGGCTGGTTCGCGGTCAACTCGGACGGCGCGGTGAGGTCGCACCGCAGTCTCACGGCGGTCGGCACCGCCGACGGGGTTGGCCACGCCACAGCCGCTCACCCCAATGAGCAGGCCGTGGCCGCCGAATCGCTGTGCACGCTGGGTCGCGCCCACGGCATCGACTGTGCCGTGATCGCCCAACCCGGCAAACACGACTGGCCGTTCGCGGGCCGGGCTTTCACGACCGCATTGCCATGGCTGGCCGGCCAGGTGGGTACTCCTAGTGTGGCGCGAATCCCCTTGCCCAGCTTGTCGTCTCCCGCTGTCCCACCGCCAGCCGCACCTGCCCGGGGGGCGTTGGGACACGGCGCCCAGAAGTAG
- a CDS encoding DUF2127 domain-containing protein, which translates to MIDFALRSCGLRGHATFAPDEPRLRDRLKADTPAGEAWRCLRCETFVVGPPRRSGPADTAPEIPRGRLLRDRTLMRALAVERAIRGAVFVVLALGVVEIRGRRTRLQQAFDQDLPLIRPLANQIGWDPDNSKIVRHIAHLFTLSSSTFLWIAIGFAVYAAIEFVEAVGLWLVARWGEYFAVVATSVFLPLEIYELTEKVTALRVTAFLINVVAVVWLLWSKRLFGLNGGGEAYREEHRTESLLTVERAGLLETAGQTGD; encoded by the coding sequence ATGATTGATTTCGCCCTGCGATCGTGCGGGCTGCGCGGGCATGCGACGTTTGCCCCCGATGAGCCGCGGCTACGCGACCGGCTAAAGGCCGACACTCCGGCGGGTGAGGCATGGCGGTGTTTGCGCTGCGAAACGTTTGTGGTCGGCCCTCCGCGGCGGAGCGGTCCGGCCGACACCGCTCCGGAGATCCCGCGCGGGAGATTGCTGAGAGACCGGACGTTGATGCGAGCGCTGGCGGTCGAACGCGCGATTCGCGGCGCCGTGTTTGTGGTGCTGGCGCTCGGTGTAGTTGAGATTCGTGGGCGGCGGACACGGCTGCAGCAAGCGTTCGACCAGGACCTTCCGTTGATTCGACCGTTGGCCAACCAGATCGGATGGGATCCGGACAACTCGAAAATCGTTCGCCATATCGCCCACCTCTTCACGCTGTCGTCGTCGACGTTCCTGTGGATCGCGATCGGGTTCGCCGTGTACGCCGCGATCGAGTTTGTCGAAGCTGTCGGGCTGTGGCTGGTGGCGCGATGGGGCGAGTATTTCGCGGTGGTCGCCACCAGTGTGTTCCTGCCTCTGGAGATCTACGAGCTCACTGAAAAGGTGACGGCTCTTCGGGTTACCGCATTTCTGATCAATGTCGTCGCGGTGGTGTGGCTGCTGTGGAGCAAACGGCTTTTCGGGCTCAACGGCGGCGGCGAAGCCTACCGCGAAGAGCATCGAACAGAAAGCCTGCTGACCGTCGAGCGGGCGGGTCTGCTCGAAACCGCCGGGCAGACCGGCGATTAG